Proteins co-encoded in one Bradyrhizobium sp. 170 genomic window:
- a CDS encoding pyruvate dehydrogenase complex E1 component subunit beta: MPIQVLMPALSPTMEKGNLAKWLKKEGETIKSGDVIAEIETDKATMEVEATDEGTLGRILIPEGTADVAVNTPIATILSDGESAADLGKAPAPAQAAKAPESAPSAEAKAEAPQPKAEAKAPPAAVAEPDPEIPEGTEMITQTIREALRDAMAEEMRRDGDVFVMGEEVAEYQGAYKVTQGLLQEFGARRVIDTPITEHGFAGVGVGAAMSGLKPIVEFMTFNFAMQAIDQIINSAAKTLYMSGGQMGCSIVFRGPNGAAARVAAQHSQDYSAWYSQIPGLKVIAPFSAADYKGLLKAAIRDPNPVIFLENEVLYGHTGEVPKLDDYVIPIGKARIVRSGKDVTLISWSNGMTYALKAADELAKEGIEAEVIDLRTLRPMDTETIVASVKKTGRAVTVEEGWQQSGVGAEIAARIMEHAFDYLDAPVARVSGKDVPMPYAANLEKLALPNVAEVVAAAKAVAYR, translated from the coding sequence ATGCCCATTCAAGTGCTGATGCCTGCGCTTTCGCCCACGATGGAGAAGGGCAACCTTGCCAAGTGGCTGAAGAAGGAAGGCGAGACCATCAAGTCGGGCGATGTCATCGCCGAGATCGAGACCGACAAGGCGACGATGGAAGTCGAGGCGACCGATGAGGGCACGCTCGGCAGGATATTGATCCCCGAAGGCACCGCCGACGTCGCGGTCAATACGCCGATCGCGACCATTTTGTCCGACGGCGAGAGTGCTGCCGATCTCGGCAAGGCACCCGCACCCGCGCAAGCGGCGAAGGCCCCGGAATCAGCACCATCAGCCGAAGCCAAGGCGGAGGCGCCCCAGCCGAAGGCCGAGGCAAAGGCGCCGCCGGCCGCGGTCGCCGAGCCCGATCCGGAAATCCCGGAAGGCACCGAGATGATCACCCAGACCATCCGTGAAGCCTTGCGCGATGCGATGGCCGAGGAGATGCGGCGCGACGGCGACGTGTTCGTGATGGGCGAAGAGGTCGCCGAATATCAGGGCGCCTACAAGGTCACCCAGGGCCTGTTGCAGGAGTTTGGCGCACGGCGCGTGATCGATACCCCGATCACCGAGCACGGCTTTGCCGGTGTCGGCGTAGGTGCTGCGATGTCGGGGCTGAAGCCGATCGTCGAATTCATGACGTTCAACTTCGCCATGCAGGCGATCGACCAGATCATCAACTCCGCGGCCAAGACGCTGTACATGTCGGGCGGCCAGATGGGCTGCTCGATCGTGTTCCGCGGCCCGAACGGCGCCGCCGCTCGCGTCGCCGCCCAGCACAGCCAGGATTACTCGGCCTGGTACTCGCAGATTCCGGGGTTGAAGGTGATCGCGCCGTTCTCGGCCGCCGATTACAAGGGGCTGTTGAAGGCCGCGATCCGCGATCCCAACCCGGTCATCTTCCTCGAAAACGAAGTGTTGTATGGCCACACCGGCGAGGTACCAAAACTCGACGACTACGTGATCCCGATCGGCAAGGCGCGGATCGTGCGGTCGGGCAAGGACGTGACGCTGATCTCGTGGTCGAACGGCATGACCTACGCGCTGAAGGCCGCCGACGAACTCGCCAAGGAAGGCATCGAGGCCGAGGTGATTGATCTGCGCACGCTGCGCCCGATGGATACCGAGACCATCGTTGCCTCCGTGAAGAAGACCGGCCGCGCGGTGACGGTGGAAGAGGGCTGGCAGCAGTCTGGCGTCGGCGCCGAGATCGCCGCTCGCATCATGGAGCACGCCTTCGATTATCTTGACGCGCCGGTGGCGCGGGTGTCCGGCAAGGACGTGCCGATGCCTTATGCGGCAAACCTCGAAAAGCTCGCATTGCCCAACGTGGCCGAGGTGGTCGCGGCCGCCAAAGCCGTCGCCTATCGGTAG
- a CDS encoding DUF5076 domain-containing protein, translated as MAGPNEQPLPPDVIGREDAVEVLRAFVVDGGLSIAFQRAFEEPDMWGLLLVDIARHAARAYARESGYTEDEALTRIVDMFEAEINRPTDVGSTTSRSQQGH; from the coding sequence ATGGCCGGTCCCAACGAACAGCCGTTGCCGCCCGACGTCATCGGCCGCGAGGACGCCGTCGAAGTGCTGCGCGCGTTCGTCGTCGATGGCGGGCTCTCGATCGCGTTCCAGCGCGCGTTCGAGGAGCCCGACATGTGGGGCCTGCTTCTGGTCGATATCGCGCGCCACGCTGCCCGCGCCTATGCCCGCGAGAGCGGCTACACCGAAGACGAAGCGCTGACGCGTATCGTCGACATGTTCGAAGCCGAGATCAATCGGCCGACCGATGTGGGCTCCACCACGTCCCGGTCGCAACAGGGTCACTGA
- a CDS encoding pyruvate dehydrogenase complex dihydrolipoamide acetyltransferase yields the protein MPINILMPALSPTMEKGNLAKWLKKEGDKVKSGDVIAEIETDKATMEVEAVDEGTIAKILVPEGTQDVPVNDIIAVLAGDGEDVKAAGAGAGVAPAPKAAEAPAAKPAPAPAAAPKPAATGPTQAAAPQAAASASQANGHGRVFSSPLARRLAKDAGIDLARINGSGPHGRIVARDVEGAKSGKGLKAPAAAPAGGPSIAPSMSDKQILALFEEGSYEVVPHDGMRRTIAQRLTASVQTVPVFYLTMDCDIGKLLVAREEINAAAPKDKEKKPLYKLSVNDFVIKAMAVALQKIPNCNVSWTEGGMLKHKHSDIGVAVAMPGGLITPIIRKAETKTLSTISAEMKDYAARARARKLKPEEYQGGTTAVSNLGMYGINHFTAVINPPQATILAVGTSEERPVVRSGKIEIAQMMSVTLSCDHRAIDGALGAELIGAFKQLIENPVMMMV from the coding sequence ATGCCGATCAACATTTTGATGCCCGCGCTGTCGCCCACGATGGAAAAGGGCAACCTTGCCAAATGGCTCAAGAAAGAGGGCGACAAGGTCAAGTCCGGCGACGTGATCGCGGAGATCGAGACCGACAAGGCGACGATGGAAGTCGAGGCGGTCGACGAGGGCACGATCGCAAAAATCCTGGTGCCTGAAGGTACGCAGGATGTGCCGGTCAACGATATCATCGCGGTTTTGGCTGGCGACGGCGAGGACGTGAAGGCGGCAGGGGCCGGAGCAGGGGTCGCGCCGGCACCAAAGGCCGCCGAAGCGCCCGCCGCAAAACCGGCACCGGCGCCTGCCGCCGCGCCAAAACCCGCAGCAACTGGGCCGACGCAGGCTGCTGCGCCGCAGGCGGCGGCTTCCGCTTCGCAGGCCAACGGCCACGGCCGTGTATTCTCGTCGCCACTGGCCAGACGTCTCGCCAAGGACGCGGGCATCGATCTGGCGCGCATCAACGGCTCCGGCCCGCACGGCCGCATCGTCGCCCGTGATGTCGAGGGCGCGAAATCCGGCAAGGGCCTTAAAGCGCCCGCCGCCGCGCCCGCAGGTGGCCCCAGCATCGCACCGTCGATGTCGGACAAGCAGATCCTCGCGTTGTTCGAGGAGGGCTCCTACGAGGTCGTGCCGCATGACGGCATGCGCCGCACGATTGCGCAGCGCCTTACCGCCTCGGTACAGACCGTGCCGGTTTTCTACCTGACGATGGACTGCGACATCGGCAAGCTGCTGGTCGCCCGCGAGGAGATCAATGCCGCCGCACCGAAGGACAAGGAAAAGAAGCCGCTCTACAAGCTCTCGGTCAACGATTTCGTCATCAAGGCGATGGCGGTCGCGCTGCAAAAAATTCCGAATTGCAACGTGAGCTGGACCGAAGGCGGCATGCTCAAGCACAAGCATTCCGACATCGGCGTGGCCGTCGCGATGCCAGGCGGCCTGATTACGCCGATCATCCGCAAGGCGGAGACCAAGACGCTGTCCACTATCTCAGCCGAGATGAAGGACTATGCGGCGCGCGCGCGGGCGCGAAAACTGAAGCCGGAAGAATATCAGGGCGGCACCACGGCGGTGTCGAATCTGGGCATGTACGGCATCAACCACTTCACCGCCGTGATCAATCCGCCGCAGGCGACGATCCTGGCCGTCGGCACCAGCGAGGAGCGCCCGGTCGTCCGCAGCGGCAAGATCGAGATCGCGCAGATGATGAGCGTGACGCTGTCCTGCGATCACCGCGCTATCGACGGCGCGCTCGGCGCCGAGCTGATCGGCGCCTTCAAGCAGCTAATCGAAAACCCCGTGATGATGATGGTGTGA
- the lpdA gene encoding dihydrolipoyl dehydrogenase has product MADTSFDVIIIGSGPGGYVTAIRAAQLGFKTAIVEKSYLGGICLNWGCIPTKALLRSAEIYHYMQHAKDYGLSAEKVSFDPKAVVARSRGVSKRLNDGVGFLMKKNKVTVIWGDASIDAPGKVTVKKSQVEAPKGALGEGAYQAKHIIVATGARPRVLPGLEPDKKLVWTYFEAMVPERMPKSLLVVGSGAIGIEFASFFHTMGADVTVVEVLPQILPVEDAEIAGLARKQFEKQGIKILSNTKVTKLEKKADSVVATIDDGKKPQTVEFERVISAVGVVGNIEGLGLEKVGVKTDRGVVVIDGYGKTNVPGIYAIGDVAGPPMLAHKAEHEGVVCVEAIKGLHPHAMDKNLIPGCTYCHPQVASVGLTEARAKEGGREIRVGRFPFVGNGKAIALGEDQGLIKVIFDKKTGQLLGAHMIGAEVTELIQGYVVAMNLETTEEELMHTIFPHPTLSEMMKEAVLDAYGRVLNM; this is encoded by the coding sequence ATGGCCGACACATCCTTTGACGTCATCATCATCGGCTCCGGCCCCGGCGGCTACGTCACCGCGATCCGCGCCGCCCAGCTCGGCTTCAAGACGGCGATCGTCGAGAAATCCTATCTCGGCGGCATCTGCCTGAACTGGGGCTGCATCCCGACCAAGGCGCTGTTACGATCCGCCGAGATCTACCACTACATGCAGCACGCCAAGGATTACGGGCTTTCCGCCGAAAAAGTCTCGTTCGATCCGAAGGCCGTCGTGGCGCGCTCACGCGGCGTCTCGAAGCGCCTCAATGACGGCGTCGGCTTCCTGATGAAGAAAAACAAGGTGACGGTGATCTGGGGCGACGCCTCGATCGACGCGCCCGGCAAAGTCACAGTGAAGAAGTCCCAGGTCGAAGCACCAAAGGGCGCGCTGGGCGAGGGGGCATATCAAGCAAAACACATCATCGTCGCTACCGGCGCGCGGCCGCGCGTGCTGCCGGGGCTCGAGCCCGACAAGAAACTGGTCTGGACCTATTTCGAGGCGATGGTGCCGGAGCGGATGCCGAAATCGTTGCTGGTGGTAGGTTCCGGCGCGATCGGCATCGAGTTCGCCTCGTTCTTCCACACCATGGGCGCCGATGTCACGGTGGTCGAGGTGCTGCCGCAGATCCTCCCTGTCGAGGACGCCGAGATCGCGGGCCTTGCGCGCAAGCAGTTTGAGAAGCAGGGCATCAAGATCCTCAGCAACACCAAAGTCACAAAACTCGAGAAGAAGGCCGACAGTGTCGTCGCCACCATCGACGACGGCAAGAAGCCGCAGACGGTCGAGTTCGAGCGGGTGATCTCCGCCGTCGGCGTGGTCGGCAATATCGAAGGTCTCGGGTTGGAGAAGGTCGGCGTCAAGACCGACCGCGGCGTCGTCGTGATCGACGGCTACGGCAAGACCAACGTGCCCGGCATCTACGCCATCGGCGACGTCGCGGGGCCGCCGATGCTGGCCCACAAGGCCGAGCATGAAGGCGTGGTCTGCGTCGAGGCGATCAAGGGCCTGCATCCGCATGCCATGGACAAGAACCTCATTCCGGGTTGCACCTATTGCCATCCGCAGGTCGCTTCCGTCGGTCTGACCGAGGCGAGGGCGAAAGAGGGCGGACGCGAGATTCGCGTCGGCCGTTTCCCGTTCGTCGGCAACGGCAAGGCGATTGCACTCGGCGAGGATCAGGGCCTGATCAAGGTGATCTTCGACAAGAAGACCGGGCAACTGCTCGGCGCGCACATGATCGGCGCCGAGGTGACCGAACTGATCCAGGGCTATGTCGTCGCCATGAACCTGGAGACCACGGAAGAGGAACTGATGCACACGATATTCCCGCATCCGACCCTGTCGGAGATGATGAAGGAAGCCGTGCTGGATGCCTATGGGCGCGTGCTGAATATGTAA
- a CDS encoding threonine synthase, whose translation MKDNDNLRIERPTFVTHLECAMEGDHYPADQIHNLSKAGKPLLVRYDLAGVKKALTKEALSERPADMWRYRELLPVRKVSDIVSLGEVMTPLIRLPKLGKKLGGAEIIVKDEGRLPTGSFKARGLVMAVSMGKALGITHMAMPTNGNAGAALAAYATSCGIRTTIFCPADTPEVNVSEIELQGATVYRVNGLIDDCGKIVGEGKAKAGWFDTSTLKEPYRIEGKKTMGLELAEQLGWEMPDVIFYPTGGGTGLIGMWKAFAELEAIGFIGAKRPRMVAVQASGCAPMVRAFENGTEHAPRWEDAHTIASGIRVPQAVGDFLILRAVRESKGFAIAVPDEKISAALNEVAREEGLLLCPEGAATYAAYQQSLADGRVTKNDRVMLFNCATGLKYPLPPVTRTLDRHQPIDYAKL comes from the coding sequence GTGAAAGACAACGACAATCTTCGCATCGAACGTCCGACGTTCGTGACCCATCTCGAATGCGCGATGGAGGGCGATCACTATCCCGCCGATCAGATCCATAACCTCTCGAAAGCAGGCAAGCCGCTGCTGGTGCGTTACGACCTGGCGGGCGTGAAGAAGGCGCTGACCAAGGAGGCGCTCAGCGAGCGTCCCGCCGATATGTGGCGCTACCGCGAGCTGCTGCCGGTCCGAAAAGTCTCCGATATCGTCAGCCTCGGCGAAGTCATGACGCCGCTCATTCGCCTGCCGAAGCTTGGCAAGAAGCTCGGCGGGGCTGAGATCATTGTGAAGGACGAGGGACGCCTTCCGACCGGCTCGTTCAAGGCCCGTGGCCTGGTGATGGCGGTGTCGATGGGCAAGGCGCTCGGTATCACGCACATGGCGATGCCGACCAACGGCAATGCCGGCGCGGCGCTGGCGGCCTACGCCACCTCCTGCGGCATCAGGACCACGATCTTCTGTCCGGCCGATACGCCGGAAGTGAATGTCAGCGAGATCGAACTGCAGGGCGCCACCGTCTATCGCGTCAACGGCCTGATCGACGATTGCGGCAAGATCGTCGGCGAGGGGAAAGCAAAAGCGGGCTGGTTCGACACCTCGACGCTGAAGGAGCCGTACCGGATCGAAGGCAAGAAGACGATGGGGCTGGAGCTCGCCGAGCAGCTCGGCTGGGAAATGCCCGACGTGATCTTCTATCCGACCGGCGGCGGCACGGGCCTGATCGGCATGTGGAAGGCTTTTGCCGAACTGGAAGCGATCGGCTTCATCGGCGCGAAGCGGCCGCGGATGGTCGCGGTGCAGGCGTCGGGCTGCGCGCCGATGGTGCGGGCCTTCGAGAACGGCACCGAGCACGCGCCGCGCTGGGAAGATGCCCACACCATCGCGTCCGGCATCCGCGTGCCGCAGGCGGTCGGAGATTTTTTGATCCTTCGCGCGGTCCGCGAGAGCAAGGGATTTGCGATCGCGGTGCCGGATGAGAAGATTTCTGCTGCGCTCAACGAAGTGGCGCGCGAGGAGGGCTTGCTGTTGTGTCCGGAAGGGGCGGCAACGTATGCTGCTTACCAGCAAAGCCTTGCCGACGGCCGCGTGACGAAAAACGATCGTGTCATGCTGTTCAATTGCGCGACAGGGCTTAAATATCCGCTGCCGCCGGTCACGCGCACGCTCGATCGACACCAGCCGATCGACTACGCAAAGCTCTGA
- a CDS encoding tripartite tricarboxylate transporter substrate binding protein BugD, with the protein MRKILLAVFAMLALSSAAAAQNFPSRPITIIVPFSAGGPSDAMARILAERMKVSLGEQLLVENVTGAGGSVGVGRAVRSPPDGYTISFGHLGTHVANGAIYKLGYDLVTDLEPVALLPSNPMIIVSKKEVPATSLKEFLAWLKAQPSPPTAGTAGAGSGSHIAGLYFESVAGVKLQYVPYRGTGPAMNDLVAGQIDLIVDQTSNSIGQVRAGNIRAYAITDSKRVESASDIPTVDEAGLPGFHMTLWSGLWVPKGTPKDVVAKLNAAAVDALNDPAVRKQLENLGLQMPPKDKLAPEALGAWQKAEITKWWPMIKAANVRVD; encoded by the coding sequence ATGCGAAAGATCCTTCTGGCCGTGTTTGCGATGTTGGCGTTGAGCAGTGCAGCGGCCGCGCAAAACTTTCCATCGCGTCCCATCACCATCATTGTGCCGTTCTCCGCCGGCGGCCCGTCGGATGCGATGGCGCGGATTCTCGCCGAGCGCATGAAGGTCTCGCTCGGCGAGCAGCTCCTGGTCGAGAACGTGACAGGGGCGGGCGGATCGGTCGGGGTCGGCCGCGCGGTGCGCTCGCCGCCTGACGGCTACACGATCAGTTTCGGCCATCTTGGCACCCACGTTGCCAACGGCGCGATCTACAAGCTCGGCTACGATCTCGTCACCGATCTCGAACCGGTTGCCTTGCTGCCGAGCAACCCGATGATCATCGTCAGCAAGAAAGAGGTCCCGGCAACGTCGCTGAAGGAATTCCTGGCGTGGCTGAAGGCGCAGCCGTCGCCGCCGACGGCCGGCACCGCGGGCGCGGGCTCCGGAAGCCACATCGCCGGGCTCTATTTCGAGAGCGTCGCCGGCGTCAAGCTGCAATACGTGCCGTATCGCGGCACGGGACCCGCGATGAACGATCTCGTCGCCGGCCAGATCGACCTGATCGTCGACCAGACTTCGAACTCGATCGGGCAGGTGCGCGCCGGCAACATCCGCGCCTATGCCATCACCGATAGCAAGCGCGTTGAGTCTGCCTCCGATATTCCGACTGTCGATGAAGCTGGACTGCCCGGATTCCACATGACGCTGTGGTCCGGCCTTTGGGTGCCCAAGGGCACGCCAAAGGACGTCGTCGCAAAGCTGAATGCCGCGGCGGTTGACGCCCTGAACGATCCGGCTGTGCGCAAGCAGCTCGAAAACCTCGGTCTGCAGATGCCGCCGAAGGACAAGCTCGCACCCGAAGCGCTCGGCGCCTGGCAGAAGGCCGAAATTACAAAATGGTGGCCGATGATCAAGGCCGCCAACGTTAGGGTGGACTAG
- a CDS encoding SDR family NAD(P)-dependent oxidoreductase translates to MTERISLEGKVAVVTGAGRGLGRAYIELLAERGARVVVNDLGTDVSGSGKDSKIAEQVADLIRSRGGEAIANDSDVSTPEGGSDLIATTIEHFGRIDLLVNNAGICGSQLFKDATLDDFDHYWRVHLGGPVNTVKAAWPYMVAQRYGKIILTTSVSGLFGLRGQATYAAAKCAVVGLMRILAIEGAEHGILVNTISPVGYTRMHPAAGSRLAEADGRRTMPVGAIAPAIVWLASDSCSETNRIYNVGAGAIQRIAIVMGLGFYDAHLTPESIAENYAKVESIEGFSEPGPFEPSIGDA, encoded by the coding sequence ATGACTGAACGAATTTCGTTAGAGGGGAAGGTCGCGGTTGTGACTGGGGCAGGCCGCGGGCTGGGGCGGGCATATATCGAACTTCTCGCCGAACGCGGTGCCCGGGTCGTGGTGAACGACCTGGGCACCGACGTATCGGGATCCGGGAAGGACTCCAAGATAGCGGAACAGGTGGCCGACCTCATTCGGTCACGTGGAGGCGAGGCAATCGCGAATGACAGCGACGTTTCCACCCCTGAAGGTGGCAGTGACCTGATCGCGACGACCATCGAGCATTTCGGGAGAATAGACCTTCTCGTGAACAACGCTGGTATCTGCGGAAGCCAGCTATTCAAGGACGCCACCCTTGATGATTTCGATCACTATTGGCGCGTGCACCTCGGCGGGCCGGTTAACACGGTGAAGGCTGCCTGGCCCTATATGGTCGCACAGCGCTATGGGAAGATCATCCTCACGACGTCAGTCAGCGGCCTGTTCGGATTACGTGGCCAAGCCACCTATGCGGCGGCCAAGTGCGCAGTAGTCGGATTGATGCGCATTCTTGCAATTGAAGGTGCTGAGCATGGGATTCTCGTGAACACCATTTCGCCAGTCGGGTACACGAGGATGCACCCGGCCGCGGGATCCCGCTTGGCTGAAGCAGATGGAAGGCGCACCATGCCGGTTGGGGCTATTGCGCCAGCGATCGTTTGGCTGGCAAGCGATAGTTGTTCGGAGACGAACCGCATCTACAACGTGGGAGCCGGAGCAATCCAACGTATCGCTATCGTCATGGGACTTGGCTTCTACGACGCACATCTGACACCCGAGAGCATCGCCGAGAACTACGCGAAGGTCGAATCGATCGAGGGCTTCTCCGAACCTGGTCCGTTCGAGCCCAGTATTGGCGATGCGTAG
- a CDS encoding lytic transglycosylase domain-containing protein: MNRCLHSLSCFFTVAGLALFSTDATARTSHKPHTQKAHESTRKSHVKEARPHRSAASGKRRHAKHASAQRKPKPSEASPAPREAVAPLTGDLALVKEAIDLARKAKTEEATAIRNRIADPAAQKLVEWFILRRPETTATFGRYAAFIAANPEWPSTALLRRRAEARLWEQRGDAATVRGFIGDRPTSAKGKLALARVLLAEGDRDGAARLARDAWRSDELSEPLEAAVFETFRDFLNRDDHRARMDRRIGAKDLAGAKRAAKRLGDDELAIVKACAAVRGKADKALDALDDVAAEARQDLGYTLCRIQWMLAKDRIDDAARLMVAASPETMALQDTDQWWRERRMLARKLLDQGKFQTAYDVVRPAAAPANEYYRADVHFMCGWIALRYLDDPATAARHFAHIDEGQANPIVLARANYWRGRAAEALGQTDAMRASYEAAARYPTAYYGQLARARLGRDQIELRAPSPALASADASATDERVRAADMLYEIGERDVVLYFAADLGEQSSDIALLEALGELTGRRNDARAMLQVGKPSLGRGLPLDHYAFPTIGIPPHRQLAPEIEHSMIYSVARTESAFDQRDKSAANAVGLMQVTPEAGRDTAKRFGISYDWDRMVSDPVYNTQMGAGELSALLREYKGNHIMTFAGYNAGRGRVRDWVKAHGDPRDPQVDAVDWVERIPFSETRNYVQRVMENLAVYRVRFDNDTAVASKTDQRVVTQEVNAAPLPTAEAAAGR; the protein is encoded by the coding sequence ATGAACCGGTGCTTACACTCGCTGTCCTGTTTTTTCACGGTAGCTGGGCTCGCCCTCTTCTCGACGGATGCGACCGCGCGGACCAGCCATAAGCCACACACCCAGAAGGCGCACGAATCGACCAGGAAGTCGCACGTGAAGGAGGCTCGTCCTCATCGAAGCGCTGCGTCCGGGAAACGTCGGCACGCCAAACACGCTTCAGCACAGCGCAAGCCGAAGCCGTCGGAGGCTTCGCCTGCTCCCCGGGAGGCCGTCGCTCCGCTGACGGGCGATCTTGCGCTGGTGAAGGAAGCCATCGATCTCGCGCGCAAGGCAAAGACCGAAGAGGCGACGGCCATAAGAAACAGGATCGCGGATCCGGCGGCGCAGAAGCTCGTCGAGTGGTTCATCCTGCGCCGCCCGGAGACGACAGCGACTTTCGGCCGCTACGCGGCGTTCATCGCCGCTAATCCGGAATGGCCGAGCACCGCGTTGCTGCGTCGACGCGCGGAGGCGCGGCTGTGGGAGCAGCGCGGCGATGCGGCGACGGTTCGCGGCTTCATTGGCGATCGGCCCACAAGTGCCAAGGGCAAGTTGGCGCTGGCGCGCGTGCTGCTCGCGGAGGGTGATCGGGACGGCGCGGCTCGGCTGGCGCGCGACGCATGGCGGTCGGACGAATTGTCGGAGCCTCTGGAGGCCGCGGTGTTCGAGACGTTCCGCGATTTTCTCAACCGCGATGACCACCGTGCACGCATGGACAGGCGCATCGGCGCCAAGGACCTCGCCGGCGCGAAGCGCGCCGCGAAGCGCCTCGGCGACGATGAGCTTGCGATCGTGAAGGCCTGTGCCGCCGTCAGGGGAAAAGCGGACAAGGCGCTGGATGCGCTCGACGATGTCGCAGCCGAGGCACGGCAGGATCTCGGCTACACCCTTTGCCGCATCCAGTGGATGCTCGCCAAAGACCGAATCGATGACGCCGCCCGCCTGATGGTGGCGGCGTCACCGGAGACGATGGCGCTGCAGGACACCGATCAATGGTGGCGCGAGCGGCGCATGCTCGCCCGCAAGCTGCTTGATCAGGGCAAGTTCCAGACCGCCTACGATGTGGTCCGCCCCGCCGCAGCGCCGGCCAATGAATATTACCGGGCCGACGTCCACTTCATGTGCGGCTGGATCGCCTTGCGCTATCTCGACGATCCCGCCACCGCCGCCCGGCATTTCGCCCACATCGATGAGGGACAGGCCAATCCGATCGTGCTGGCACGGGCGAACTATTGGCGCGGGCGCGCGGCCGAAGCCCTGGGCCAGACGGATGCGATGCGTGCGAGCTATGAAGCGGCCGCCCGCTACCCGACCGCCTATTACGGCCAGCTGGCGCGCGCCAGGCTTGGCCGAGACCAGATCGAACTGCGCGCGCCCTCGCCCGCTCTCGCGTCCGCCGATGCTTCGGCCACGGACGAACGCGTGCGCGCCGCCGATATGCTGTACGAGATCGGCGAACGCGATGTCGTGCTCTATTTTGCCGCCGATCTCGGCGAACAAAGCTCTGATATTGCCCTGCTCGAAGCGCTCGGCGAGCTCACCGGCCGCCGCAACGACGCCCGCGCGATGCTGCAGGTCGGAAAGCCCTCGCTCGGCCGCGGACTGCCGCTCGACCATTACGCCTTTCCCACCATCGGGATTCCGCCGCATCGCCAGCTCGCCCCCGAGATCGAGCACAGCATGATTTATTCGGTGGCGCGCACGGAGAGCGCGTTCGACCAGCGCGACAAGTCTGCGGCGAATGCGGTCGGCCTGATGCAGGTGACGCCGGAAGCGGGACGCGATACCGCCAAGCGCTTTGGCATCAGCTATGACTGGGACCGCATGGTTTCCGACCCGGTCTACAACACGCAAATGGGCGCCGGCGAACTGAGCGCGCTGCTGCGCGAATACAAGGGCAACCACATCATGACCTTTGCCGGCTACAATGCCGGCCGGGGCCGGGTGCGGGACTGGGTCAAGGCCCATGGCGATCCGCGTGATCCCCAGGTCGATGCGGTCGACTGGGTCGAGCGGATTCCGTTTTCCGAAACGCGGAACTATGTCCAGCGGGTGATGGAGAATTTGGCGGTCTATCGCGTGCGGTTTGACAACGACACCGCGGTGGCATCGAAGACCGACCAGCGCGTCGTGACGCAGGAGGTGAATGCGGCGCCGCTGCCGACCGCCGAGGCGGCCGCCGGCCGGTGA
- a CDS encoding calcium-binding protein, translating into MARFNLNGFLDNSRFEDFFAKFGGGSSDHDHLNGTTGSNTLFGGAKEDTLAGMAGNDTLNGGSGADKVWGGSGNDNLSGGSGADLLVGGFGADRMDGGTGNDVLLSRSDAGEMVAAQDGTTQIFATETAAFKAVNDTLTGGAGGDTFRFEGMVNAKDEIVAKHVNADGTIDWVGVTGENNATHDHWVDGFGNDVIRDFNRAQGDKIEISAHTAEVQSIQHKDSNGDGKNDYSVITVISQQGNAGAHDEDLLGTITVYGNLVKASDITTTQTVYGAYEKVGELGGAHFDLEDDGVLAGGGTDGGHHNEATAMANMAMYG; encoded by the coding sequence ATGGCACGCTTCAATCTGAACGGCTTCCTCGACAATAGCCGCTTCGAGGATTTCTTCGCGAAGTTCGGCGGCGGCAGCTCCGACCATGATCATCTGAACGGGACAACCGGCAGCAACACCTTGTTCGGGGGTGCCAAGGAAGACACGCTCGCCGGCATGGCCGGCAACGACACGCTCAACGGCGGCTCCGGTGCTGACAAGGTGTGGGGCGGCTCGGGCAATGACAACCTCTCGGGCGGCTCCGGCGCCGATCTTCTCGTCGGCGGCTTCGGCGCCGACCGGATGGATGGCGGCACCGGCAACGACGTGTTGCTCAGCCGATCGGATGCCGGCGAGATGGTCGCGGCCCAGGACGGCACGACGCAGATCTTTGCGACTGAAACCGCTGCATTCAAGGCCGTCAACGATACGCTGACCGGCGGCGCCGGCGGCGACACCTTCCGCTTCGAAGGCATGGTGAACGCCAAGGACGAGATCGTCGCAAAGCACGTCAATGCCGACGGCACCATCGACTGGGTCGGCGTGACCGGCGAGAACAACGCCACTCACGACCACTGGGTCGACGGCTTCGGCAACGACGTGATCCGCGACTTCAATCGCGCCCAGGGCGACAAGATCGAAATCTCGGCGCATACCGCCGAGGTGCAGTCAATCCAGCACAAGGACAGCAACGGCGACGGCAAGAATGACTACAGCGTGATCACCGTCATCAGCCAGCAAGGCAATGCCGGCGCGCATGACGAGGATCTGCTCGGCACCATCACCGTCTACGGCAATTTGGTGAAGGCAAGCGACATCACCACGACTCAAACCGTGTATGGCGCCTACGAGAAGGTCGGCGAACTCGGCGGCGCGCACTTCGATCTGGAGGACGACGGCGTGCTGGCCGGTGGCGGCACCGACGGCGGCCACCACAACGAAGCAACGGCGATGGCCAACATGGCCATGTACGGTTAA